One Roseimaritima multifibrata DNA window includes the following coding sequences:
- a CDS encoding c-type cytochrome: protein MPKFRSVSHHSGLKGRFCAIVLGCFVGIASDVTMAMQTQEVTAKDKMVVEAVTRLQNFDIESSPPAKAAVLRYVQADFGSEQGLALIERFKLIGLADDLADFAVKHPDDTAGVRAASILFTLNKQNLLEQRIASENQEEAIAALKLIGRTGGKQCLPLLMPLIDDNAQPVALRVAALTAIGHRIDAQRRILKKVIAKKLPKELEFAAANALLSSRDDAIRKSADEHLQLPATADSQPLPTIAELVKRKGNAGNGKTLFATTGTCIQCHKVKGTGKDVGPDLSEIGSKLSREAMYVSILDPSAAVSHNYESYTLVTDAGDAVTGLLISETDDSTTLRTAEGIDRKFAADEIELFQKQPNSIMPQDLQRLLTVQQLVDIVEYTMTLKK from the coding sequence ATGCCGAAGTTTCGCAGCGTGTCGCATCACAGCGGACTGAAAGGTCGATTTTGCGCGATCGTTTTAGGATGCTTTGTCGGGATTGCCAGCGATGTCACGATGGCGATGCAGACGCAGGAAGTGACCGCCAAAGACAAAATGGTTGTCGAGGCGGTCACGCGTCTGCAGAACTTTGACATCGAATCCTCTCCGCCAGCGAAAGCCGCCGTGCTGCGGTACGTGCAAGCTGACTTTGGATCCGAACAAGGCCTCGCCCTAATCGAACGATTCAAACTGATCGGATTGGCAGACGACTTGGCTGACTTTGCGGTGAAACATCCTGATGACACCGCAGGCGTTCGCGCCGCGTCGATCCTGTTTACGTTAAATAAGCAAAACCTACTGGAACAGCGTATCGCGTCGGAAAATCAGGAGGAAGCGATCGCCGCGTTGAAGCTCATTGGCCGCACCGGAGGGAAGCAATGTCTGCCACTCCTGATGCCTTTGATCGACGACAACGCCCAACCGGTGGCCCTCCGCGTCGCCGCGCTCACGGCGATCGGACACCGTATCGATGCTCAGCGCCGCATTCTAAAAAAGGTCATCGCAAAGAAGCTTCCCAAAGAACTGGAATTTGCCGCAGCCAATGCCCTGCTCTCTTCACGTGACGATGCGATCCGCAAAAGCGCGGACGAGCATTTGCAGTTACCCGCGACCGCCGATAGCCAACCGCTGCCAACAATCGCCGAACTGGTAAAGCGTAAAGGCAACGCAGGTAATGGAAAAACCTTGTTTGCAACAACCGGGACATGCATCCAATGCCACAAAGTGAAAGGAACTGGCAAAGATGTCGGCCCAGACCTTTCCGAAATCGGCAGCAAATTGTCTCGAGAAGCGATGTACGTTTCCATTCTCGATCCCAGCGCAGCGGTCAGCCACAACTATGAATCGTACACTCTGGTAACCGACGCTGGAGACGCCGTTACGGGGTTGCTGATCAGTGAAACCGACGATTCCACAACACTAAGGACAGCCGAAGGGATCGATCGGAAATTCGCAGCCGACGAGATCGAGCTATTTCAGAAGCAGCCGAATTCGAT